From Gottschalkiaceae bacterium SANA:
TCAGGTCATACTCATTCGTTTTAGAATAGTCTTCATCCGAAATAACCACGGTATCACAGAAATTTTCTTTTGCATGAGCAACAATATCACGTAAATAGACCCGGGTCTTATTTTTCCTCTTTTTTATGATTGATGATCGTAATACTGTCGCTTTCGGTTTACTTCCATACAAAAAAACAGGCAGATAGAAGCCCTGTCTTTGAAGTACCTCTCTATTTTCATACAGAAAGGTCTGTATCGCTGTCGTCCCTGTTTTATGCACGCCAATATGTAGAATAAGCTTATTTATTTTCGTCACTGGCCTCTCCACCTTCATCTTTTCCTTTTACTAGCAATCGCTCAAATACCGTAATAAGCTTATATACTCTTTGATTGGAACCAAATCGAATATATAACTTTTCAAAAAGTGTCTCTTGGTCAAAGAACAAGAAAAACAGAGTTTTTGCCACAGTCGATCTATTTTGCAAGAAAGGATAATAACCAAATCCACGGCTGCCGACGTCCACCTTACCGCTCATAATATCAGCTTTGGAAAGACTCACTTGCATCCAATAATTAAATACACTGATCTCTTCATATCCCTTGTTTTTTTCAAAGTAAAGACTACAATAATCAAATAAACCGATGTCCTTGAATTTTGAATGCTTCAATAAATACTCAAAAGGATAAGACATGGACTGGTGGTTGACCTGCATATCCATTACATCCTTGCCATAAATGCCAGACATTCGATTTGTAAAATCCAAGACACCTTGATGCATAAGGTCCTTGATTAATTTCTCACTATAATAATTGAAGTGTTTATCATCCAAGCTGCCCAATAAATAGGCCACAATTGTAGGGAAGCTCTTATTCAAGAAAAGATGCAAGGAATCTGACTGATCGCCTTTATCTTCCCTGTCCCCATAGACATATAGCTTGTTGGTTGACATCTCTTGTAAGCGAGGGCCGCTTTTTATCGCTAGCAATGCAGATTCCAGCAATTTTTCTTGGTCGACGTCCCCTACCTGCAAGTGACTGAATTCAACCTCTTTGCTGGTTTTTTCATGACTTGTCAGGCTTAAATATTGATCAAAAACTGCTTTCATCAAGTGATTGGACTTATCAAAATAAATTTCCTTGTATGGTTCTTTGTCAATGGCCCATCGAGTTACCGTCATAACAAACATAGCCAGTGGAAGTAAACCTATCAAATAAGCATCCCGATTAAAATCCGTTTTTCCATCAAAAGGACGAAATGGATTGTCAAAATACAGATTGGCTGCATTCAACACACATGCTTGATTGAGGATATTACTAAAAAAAGATTCTTCAATCTGCTTCGATTTTTTCAAATAGTCAAACAGCTCACATTTATTACGTAAGACACTCATTGATTTGGGATAAGCCATTCGAATGAGATGATTTTCATAAACTGGCTTTTCTTCCTTTTCGGTTGACTGCAAATAAACCATGACTGACTCATCATGGTTGAAAAACCGATAATCTTGATCAAAACAAATGAAGTGATAGCCCTCATATCCGTTTTCGTGCAGAATCTCCTTCACAATCGTCTCGCTCATATATGGTTCAAGCTCAATGATGATCTGCTTGCCCAAGTAAAGAGCTAAATCAAAAAGTTGTTTTACACTCTTCCTTTTTGAATAGAGTTGCTTAAGCAAAATAATTTCTTCATGCTTTAAGCGCTCACATAAGCTAGCATCCGTTTCCAAATTATTCATTGCATAATAAATCTCATCGATGGACAGGGTGACCTCCCCGCCCTCGAATGATTTTCGTAGAGCCATATATGCCTCAACAGATTCCGCCGGGCATTGTTTCTTGTAGGATTGCTTTAAAAGCCAAAGGAAAGCCTCGTCATCGATCACATTTTTGTGAAATAGAATTTCATCGAAAGGAAATACTACCGAGTCGGTCGCCTTGCTGACAATCTGCTCAATCGTTTCCTCATAAGCAGGATTAAAGACAGCTAACTGACTATAGATAAAAGAACGATCCACACCATAGGTCAAGCTTCTTGCTCCCTCTCGCTCATGATCAGGAAAAGTCGTAAGCTTCGCTTCCTTTAATAAAATTGCCCGGCACTCTTTTTTCTTCCTCTTACTGAACATGGCTCGGCTAATACTCGACTTCCAATATAATACAAAGACTTCCTTGAATCTTGCAAACTTGTCTTGAACGCCTGCATAGCCAGGATATTCAAAGATAAAGTCTTCTACAAAGTCCATCACCCTGCACATGTCCTTTATATTCTTGATGTATTTTGCCTGGCTGGTGCTCCTACTTGTCGACGATGTGGCTGACTGCAAATAGAAATTGCTATAATAATCTACACAGGTGACTCGGTCTGCCATCCCCAATAGAACACTGCAAAAGGCAACATCCTCCGCCATAATGGTATGTTCCGTAATTCTGTCAAAATAGGGTCTAGCCTGATCAAACAATTCTTTTGAAAATATTTTATTCCACACCGCATACCAAAAAAAGGTATACCCCTCTTGCTCAAGATACCTTTCTACAATTTGACGGCCCTCTAATTTTTCAAAGAAGGGCTCATTATACGTATGGGTTTCCAGCCTGCCGTCCGCTTCCCACTCAATCACGATATTCCCAAAAACAATATCCGACTGAGTAGATTCAGCCTTATCGATCATGGATCGATAGGCATCCACGGCAAGATAGTCATCACTATCTAAAAATGCGATATAGTCACCACTTGCGCAATCGAATCCCGCTAAGCGTGCATGAAACAGTCCCCCGTTTTTTTCCAGCTTCACGCATTTAATCTGCTCATGCTTGTCCATATAGGCATCGATAATCGTTTGCGAATCATCCGGTGAGCAATCATTGACTATGATTATTTCGATATTCCTATAGGATTGATTCAAGACAGAATTGATACATTTTTTCAAATACTTTTCTGTTCCGTATACCGGAATAATGACTGAAATTTTTTTCTCCATTCGCCCACCCAACATAGATTTATTCCATAATTTGTTTCTTTATTCCATTAAAGAAGTTGATTTGTCTCGTTTGTTTTCTCATGCGTTTTAAGGCATATAAACAATTCGCTAGAAAATTTAAACCAAAAATTCCTTTTGCTAGACCGAATGCCTTAAACAAATAATGATCTTCATCCTTGCTGAAACAATCTTGGATCTTTGCAGCGCTTTTGTTGCCAACTGAAAGTCTGGAATAAAAAGATAAGTTCATGCACCATTCAATAAAAAGCAATTTTTTTAATATCACTCTCTTTTCAATATCCTCAATTTCATCAACCACGTGTTTGGTCTGATATATATTCTGATCCAGATCAACAATTCTTTTGGTCGACAATACATTCATAATGCTGTCGGACCTTGTATTGTCATAAACATAGACAAATCGATCGATCCATGCTATTTCTTCCACCTTCAAAAAAAGTTTAGTCATCCACTCAACGTCTTCACAGAGTACTCCCGGTCGAAAGAAAAGCTTCTCCTCCATGATCAATTGTCGCCGGATAATCATTTTCCATACATTGGTGATGGGGTTGCGGTAATTCTTCAAATAGTCTTTGGTCGATATCACAGAAAGCGATACCGCCTTATTTTCTTTCAAGGAAACTTTGTCCATTTCATCTTGGGTTACATGCTTAAAAGCATAGCAAGCCTCTTGGCTTCTCATCAAATGCTCCACTAAGTCTGATAAAACACCATCCACCAAAAAATCATCCCCATCAACAAAATATACATATTTGCCCACAGCTTTTTCAATCCCATAATTCCTAGCAGAAGATAAGCCACCGTTTTCTTTTTGGTATATTTCAATATTCTCATAGCCCCTACACAAGTCTAAAATGGTCTCTATTCCAGCATCTTTACTTCCATCATCAACAATAATAATCTGCACCCGATCATCCATCTGATCTACCATACTTTTAATACATCGAAAAATATAATCTTTGATATTGTACACAGGAACTATAATTGATAATTCAAACATCATCGATCCCCTTAGTCAGAATTTTCCATTAATTTATGGCGGATTTTTACGATTTTTAGCATTTTTTCTTTCTCCATTTCATTTAAAATAAACTTACGATTATTTATACACTTAATGTTTATTGTTGTTTCGATTGAGTAGGGCGTGCAAATATACCCTTGAAAACTTTCTTGTCGCTCGAAATGCATAGTTTATAAAATAGAAAATGCGACAAGCTAAAGAGAGTTCTTCATTTTGACGATAAATAAAATACCGATTATAAGCAGCTTTAAATTTGTTGTAGGATCTGCCTTTATCATGGATTCTATATTTTACCAAGGGCTGTAAAATGCCTTTGCCAACATATCCTTGTTTCAGTACTTGAAGCCAAAAGAAAAAATCTTCATTGAGCATATTTTCTTTCATTTTGTTGGTTTTAGCAATCTGATTAGATATGACTGCCGTTGAGCAGCCAATATAGTTTTCTTTTAAGAGTGATTGATACGTCACCTGGGATTTGGTCCGATAGGTAAAGTGCAAATCATTGGAATCTGCATCAATGTAGGCATAGGAAGAATAACACAAATCAATGTCGCCATCTTTTAAGACTTGATATTGCTGATCCAATTTGTTTTCTAGCCACACGTCATCACTATCAAGAATAGCAACAAATCTACCGCTAGCCAATGAAAATGCCCGATTTCTCGAATAGCCTACTCCACGATTTCTTTCATTTTTATACATTTTCCAAGCTTCTTTTCCTGCAATGTACTCCTTGATAAGATCCGGCGTTGAATCCAATGAACAATCTTCAATAATGATAACCTGATAATCATTAAAACTTTGCGCATCTATGCTTTCCAAGGTCTCTAGGATATATTTCTCACAATTATAGGCGGTTACAATAACTGAAAACATTTTTTCTCTTGCATTCACCTTCATATCCATCTATAAAATTCTCCTTAAATTTGCTATTGATGAGCATAGCTCTTAATAAACGACTCCGAAAATATCAGAAATCTACCATTAATTTTCATTTTATCATAATAAAAATATTTGGAAAAGGAACGTTTTTTTGCCGATTCGATTTTCAAGAATTATCTCTCAATTTCTTTCCATCTGTTATACTAATGTTATTCTAATTAAAGCTGAACCCATATTAATGATACCCAAAAATAACCAGATCCACTAAGAGGAGACACATATGGCTTTGAATAACAAAATTTTTATATTAGGCGTTGGATGTCAAAAGGGAGGGACGAGTTGGTTAAACCATTATTTACGACTTCATCCTTCTTCACAATTAGGCATCATGAAAGAGTACCATGTTTTTGATGCGCTTTATGTGCCTGAATGCAGCAATTGGTATCTCAATGCTGTGAAAAATGCAAAAACAGATAGAAATTCAAAACTTCGTGCTCGCTTTATTGAAGACAGTCAAGCCTATTTTGATTATTTTACCCATCTACTGGAAAAAAGCGGCAAACAATTCACAGCTGACATTACGCCCTCTTATGCAGCCCTTCCGGAACATGCACTCCATGCCATTAAAGATGGCTTTGAGAAAAGGGGCGTCACAGTGAAAGTCGTCTTCTTAATGCGAGATCCTTTTGAACGGGTTTTCTCTTATTGTCGAAAAGATATTCGAAATAGAAAACTCAGCTACAAAGAGAATCCATATTTAGAACAGGAATCCTTGCTGAAGCATTTTGCAACACGTGGGTGTGAATTTAGAACGCAGTATGAAATAACCATAAAAAAACTTGAAAATGTTTTTGACTCAAAGGATATCTTCTATGGTTTTTATGAAACTTTGTTTACAGATGAAAGCATAAAACGATTAACGGATTTTCTGGGAGTAGATTTTTCAAAAGGCAACTATATGGAAAAAGTAAATGAGGGCCAAGCCCCGCAAAAATTCGACACCCTGGCCTATGAAAAAATTATATCCAACCACTATAGAGATACCTATCTCTTTCTTTATGATCGATTCGGTGAAAGTTTCATCAAGAATATCTGGAAATCGGCAAGGCATATTTCGAAGCTTTAAGCATTCACCTCGAGTCGCCTTGATCTCCCCTTTTCTCTATAGTCTTATCATTGGACTTTGCAACTTTCAACATCCGGAAGTTGCAAATCCCTTCCCCAAGCCGCATCTGTTTCGGGCAAAATAACATCATCAAAGCCACTTTCTGGATACAAGGTTAACTCACCAAAATAAATTTTTCCCTTTTCACAATACAAATCTACGCGAACAAAAGCAAAGCCTTTGGCCATGGTCTCAGCAAGAGCAAACATTTCATCTAACTTTTCCGGCTTTGGTAAAGTAAAACCCTCTGGTGCATTCCACCCCTCCACTAAACAAGGCAAGTATTTCCACTGTCGATCAAAAAAATAGTATTGTGTTTGTCCTTTGAGTCGATCTGTACAAATCATAACGTTCTTTGCCTTCCCATTAAAACAATGAAACTTATAGTCATTCGGTAAACCGCCTGACTCGCTTTCAATCAAATCTTCGCAAATAATTCGTGGCTTGATGTTTTTGTAAGGCCATTCTCTGCCCGAATAATAATAATTTTTAGCCAACTGCTTGTCCATTTTTTTTCCTATCTTGTCCCAATCTAAGCGCCCTTTGTCTTGGCAAACGACAACGCCACCTGAATCATGAGTACACTTAAGAACAAAGCGATTGGGTAATTTACTGAAGTCAATCTCTTGGAAGGTCGGCCATACGCCCAATAAAGGAATCAAATACTCTTCTCCGATCAGTGCTTTAACGTGTTTTCTCACTTCATACTTATCCACCAGCTCTACATACTTGGCTTTTCTGTCATATAATTTCAGCCATTGAATCTTCTCGTTAAAGGTTTTCGGCTGCTTGATGTCCAGCTTTCTTCGCATGATCATGCGAAACTTGAATTTCAGATACCTTTCATCAGAAATATTCTTACACACCCAATAAACAAAAAATGACTTGAATGATTTTATTGGATCCACTTCAATATTAAATAATTTCTTCAATTTTTTGTACATATAGGTCCCCTCGCTCTATTTTACAAGAGCCTTTGACCCTCGCTATTATCATCTCTTTGATGGTAATCTCGATACCATTCAACAAATTTTCTTAACCCTTCTTCGATACTTGTTTGCGGCTTAAAGCCAATCGCATCTTCCAAATCTGCCACATCTGCATAAGTTCTCAAGACATCGCCAGGCTGCATCTCCATGTAGATCTTCTCAGCATCTTTACCCAATGCCAATTCCAAAGCCCTGATAAAGCTTTCCAACTTAACCGGCTGGTTATTCCCAATATTATAAATCTTATAGGGTGCTGTGCTTTCACTCAGTAAGCCAGACTCCTCGTCCCAATCAGCATTAACTTGAGGCGGCAGGTCAAGTAAGCGGACAATCCCTTCAATAATATCATCTATATAGGTGAAATCCCGTTCCATTTTGCCAAAGTTAAACACCTTAATTGCTTGCCCCTTTAAGATCCGCTGCGTAAAGGAGTAATAGGCCATATCTGGTCGGCCCCAGGGACCATATACCGTAAAGAATCGCAAGCCTGTGGTTGGAATCCCATACAAATGACTATAGCTATGAGCCATCAATTCATTGGCCTTCTTGGTGGCTGCATAGAGAGAAACCGGATGATCCACCTGGTGTTCCGTAGAAAATGGAACCACCCTATTCCCACCATACACCGAACTGGAAGACGCATAGACCAGGTGTTTCACCGGGTAATGACGACAAGCCTCCAAGATATTGACAAAGCCAATCAAATTCGAGTCCACGTAAGCATAGGGATTTTCAATGGAATACCGCACACCCGCTTGTGCTG
This genomic window contains:
- a CDS encoding glycosyltransferase family 2 protein, coding for MDMKVNAREKMFSVIVTAYNCEKYILETLESIDAQSFNDYQVIIIEDCSLDSTPDLIKEYIAGKEAWKMYKNERNRGVGYSRNRAFSLASGRFVAILDSDDVWLENKLDQQYQVLKDGDIDLCYSSYAYIDADSNDLHFTYRTKSQVTYQSLLKENYIGCSTAVISNQIAKTNKMKENMLNEDFFFWLQVLKQGYVGKGILQPLVKYRIHDKGRSYNKFKAAYNRYFIYRQNEELSLACRIFYFINYAFRATRKFSRVYLHALLNRNNNKH
- a CDS encoding NAD-dependent epimerase, with amino-acid sequence MSSGENQKVLVTGAAGFIGYHLAKRLLADGAEVIGIDNLNDYYDPQLKKARVECLKQYEKFSFFRLDLKDKEGIDCLFDSHKPALVVNLAAQAGVRYSIENPYAYVDSNLIGFVNILEACRHYPVKHLVYASSSSVYGGNRVVPFSTEHQVDHPVSLYAATKKANELMAHSYSHLYGIPTTGLRFFTVYGPWGRPDMAYYSFTQRILKGQAIKVFNFGKMERDFTYIDDIIEGIVRLLDLPPQVNADWDEESGLLSESTAPYKIYNIGNNQPVKLESFIRALELALGKDAEKIYMEMQPGDVLRTYADVADLEDAIGFKPQTSIEEGLRKFVEWYRDYHQRDDNSEGQRLL
- a CDS encoding ATP-grasp fold amidoligase family protein, which translates into the protein MYKKLKKLFNIEVDPIKSFKSFFVYWVCKNISDERYLKFKFRMIMRRKLDIKQPKTFNEKIQWLKLYDRKAKYVELVDKYEVRKHVKALIGEEYLIPLLGVWPTFQEIDFSKLPNRFVLKCTHDSGGVVVCQDKGRLDWDKIGKKMDKQLAKNYYYSGREWPYKNIKPRIICEDLIESESGGLPNDYKFHCFNGKAKNVMICTDRLKGQTQYYFFDRQWKYLPCLVEGWNAPEGFTLPKPEKLDEMFALAETMAKGFAFVRVDLYCEKGKIYFGELTLYPESGFDDVILPETDAAWGRDLQLPDVESCKVQ